CCTCTGAGAGTTTACCCTAAAGTCCTAATGCCTGACTCATGCCTACAGGTTACTTCGAGGAGACGCAGCAGTGGAACTGAGCCTCAATGATTATCTGGACATCTTCTGTCCGCACTACGATGGGCCAGGGCCACCTGAGGGCCCTGAGACTTTTGCTCTTTTCATGGTGGACTTGGATGGCTATAAGAAATGCCAAGCTGAGGGCATTCCCAAGCCCGTGTGGGAGTGTGCCCGTCCCTTTGCTCCTTTTGGTCCAGTACGATTTTCAGAGAAAATCCAGCGCTTCACACCTTTCTCATTGGGTCATGAGTTCCTGCCGGGAGAAACCTACTACTATATCTGTAAGTAAAATGGAAGGGCTGTGGTGAGTAGATTGTGAGGCTTAGGAGTAGAGGAAATCAGATGTGGTAGAGATGTTCTCCCACCTCAAAGCCTGACACCATTCAGGCCCAAGGAGAGGAGCCTAGAAAGGAGTAAAGGGAGCTAGATTGAGTGCAGTGAAGGATAGGTATCAAGAGCTTGGGAGCAAACTAAGCCCCTAAAAAAATGGCAATGAATGGACATAGGGAAgttggaggaaaaggggagagatctaaaagtgaaataaaagaagCCGGGGAAGGGTTCTGGATAATTTGTggtgagaggaaaaggggaaattaGAGAGCTCTATATCTTGGGAAGGAGACTGATAAATAGAAAGCTAAGAAAAGAGGGACAGGAGTGTAGGAGTCCAAAGTACTGTCAAAAAGCATGAACAAACTTTTTTCCTGCCCATCTGCTTACCTACCATAGCTCTCCCAACCTCAGAAAGCTCTAATCGGTGTCTGAAGTTGCAGGTATCGGTGTGTTGCAAAGAAACCAGTAAGTGTTTTGGTGGGTGTTTTCCCAACCCCGGGTGAGTGGGAAATGCCTCATGTAGGGTAGCAGGGTGTATGGGGTTTGAGGGAGTGTTGAATGATCCCTAGGAATGAAGAAATTGTCTGGGTAACTGGGATATTTGTAATCTGTCCCCATCTCTGGCTTCTTTTCCCCTAGCTGAAAAGTCAACCACTGTACCTCCTTTTGTTCTTCGCCAAGGGAATGGGGTCTCCAGGGGTAAGTCAAAAGCATGACAGGACCTCTGGCCTTTGTTTTGGTGCACTCTAGGACATTAGTGCCAGATTCTGGGGAGACTAGAGGGTTGGGGTATACAGGTGAGGATGTGTATTATATTCATTATTGGCTTTGAAGGATCTGCTGAATTGAATAGGAGGTGGCAAGGTGAAAATGGGTAAATGGGGAATGCATGAAGGATCTTAGAGTGAAATGGACTTCAAGGCTAGAGACCAGGGTTCAAAATCTGACCCTATTCTTACTGTGTGAATGGGGTCAGTCACTTTATcacttgaacctcagtttccttatttctaaagtggggataataatacttatctcACATAGTTGTAGGGAAACCTTTAGACTTTAAAGTATCAAATGATGCTGATTTATAGTTATTGTTATAGTTTGACACCCTTActatatagataagaaaactgaaacagaatCATGAAATGGCATGCTCTCAAATAAGGAGCAGAATTATGGGTAGAAGGAATGGAAAGGGGAGATGGGATTAAGTATGGTAGAATCACCCCTCCAATCCTCTTTTGCCTGTGTGTTACAGAGTCCTTAGGTCCAGGTGGGGGGAGCACACCCGCATGGCAAGGAGGCCGGGCCCCAAGtcccctctgcctcctcctcttgCTACTGTTGCCACTTCTTCGCCTCCTTCGGGGACTCTGAGCCTAGTCCTGATCCCACCACACTTTGACCATCACCCCCAGATCTAGCTGTGCATATCCCTGACCACTGACTTCAGCCTGGAGGCATGGCTTCAGCTGTCTGGAAAGGGGCTAAAGGGTCAGCacttgggggatggggaggtaTTGCAGGGTTGAAAGACTCCAGGATGACTCCTCTTGGTGTGGAGTATTGCAGAAATTTTCCCTCTGATCTTTGGGGGATAGGATCAGAGTTACCTAGGGCTATCTCCACAATTTTTGAGTGCATGGACTGATACCTGGACAAATACTGAGACTGGATCAATTCTTGGATTCACATTGAGTTGAATATCACTTCCAACAGCCTGCAGCTGGCCATGGTCCATTTCTCTCTTCGGACTGGAATTTTTCTCTGGAAAATAAACCAAACTCCAATCCTGGAGAAGGGGGATGAAACACTGAGGTCCCCTGGGGACTTCAAGACTTCTACTAGTCTGGGAGTAAGGCAATTCGCCCCTGGGCCCTGGTCAAGCAGCCCACTGACCTTCCAGGTGCTCCCCAGGACTATACTTTGTTCTCCACCTGAGAACTCTCTTGTGTCTTCTGGGAAGACGAACTCGATATgagattcattttcatttatttgtatttttataagtaTCTGAACTCAACCTTCAATAAACCAGCCCCCTCCCTCTCATATACCATATCCTTCTGCCCTCTAGCTTCTTCCCTACTGCCAGAACCCCAGTGTCCTGGACTCCCACCTTGTCACTGGCTGACCTCCATGCCAGCTGTGCTCAAGTGATCTGTGCCAGCCCTTGGTGGGCACCCCACTGGGCCTGGATGGGATGGGTGCCAACAGCAGCTGTGGAGGTTGGCACCTCTCTTCCCACTTCCCCCACCTCAGCTTCCTGTGTATGTGAAGCAGGTGGAAGGGCCCACAGATGCTCTGATACTGCTGGAGCTGTTTGGGGCACTGTCTAGGCACTAGGGATTCACTGAGGCCTGAGCTTCCATTTGGGAAAAAGATCTGGGGACTAAAGGAAGGCTGTATTTCCCAAAGCCTAAGCTTAGAAAAACTAAGGtgttcc
The DNA window shown above is from Notamacropus eugenii isolate mMacEug1 chromosome 2, mMacEug1.pri_v2, whole genome shotgun sequence and carries:
- the EFNA4 gene encoding ephrin-A4 isoform X1 — its product is MRLLPLLRTVLWASLLGSPFRGGSGLRHTVYWNSSNPRLLRGDAAVELSLNDYLDIFCPHYDGPGPPEGPETFALFMVDLDGYKKCQAEGIPKPVWECARPFAPFGPVRFSEKIQRFTPFSLGHEFLPGETYYYISLPTSESSNRCLKLQVSVCCKETTEKSTTVPPFVLRQGNGVSRESLGPGGGSTPAWQGGRAPSPLCLLLLLLLPLLRLLRGL
- the EFNA4 gene encoding ephrin-A4 isoform X2; this translates as MRLLPLLRTVLWASLLGSPFRGGSGLRHTVYWNSSNPRLLRGDAAVELSLNDYLDIFCPHYDGPGPPEGPETFALFMVDLDGYKKCQAEGIPKPVWECARPFAPFGPVRFSEKIQRFTPFSLGHEFLPGETYYYISLPTSESSNRCLKLQVSVCCKETTEKSTTVPPFVLRQGNGVSRACSWPWSISLFGLEFFSGK